Proteins encoded together in one Kingella oralis window:
- the crcB gene encoding fluoride efflux transporter CrcB, whose protein sequence is MPQPFYIAAGAIIGALIRWQLAAWFNPSWAALPLGTLLANLIGCFAIGAALALNLPTNIKLFLITGLLGSLTTFSTFAAELVQLSQRQQWHNLLTALLLHLGGGVGAVVLGAWLVGKLAR, encoded by the coding sequence ATGCCCCAACCCTTCTACATCGCCGCAGGCGCAATCATCGGCGCGCTTATCCGCTGGCAGCTTGCCGCATGGTTCAACCCAAGCTGGGCAGCATTGCCGCTGGGCACGCTGCTCGCCAACCTGATTGGCTGCTTCGCCATCGGTGCTGCTCTCGCGCTCAATCTGCCCACCAACATCAAACTATTCCTAATCACAGGCTTGCTCGGCAGCTTGACCACGTTTTCCACCTTTGCCGCCGAATTGGTGCAACTGAGCCAACGCCAGCAATGGCACAATTTGCTTACTGCGCTGCTGCTGCATTTGGGCGGCGGCGTGGGCGCGGTGGTATTGGGCGCGTGGCTGGTGGGCAAGCTGGCGCGATAA
- a CDS encoding ferritin-like domain-containing protein, producing MTHFYTQLEHALRETNPTRKCKQTLALYQQYQTGSLKIVNDSPVHDIQIAGRPARPELVPATAVDKRKTSTAEGYAAMLHAIAHIEFNAINLALDAVYRFRTLPAPFAENWLQVAKEECEHFALMRARLNAHGYDYGDFTAHAHLWDMAYKTAYDPLLRMALVPRVLEARGLDVTPAIRAKVAQRGDDETCAVLDIIYRDEVGHVRFGNHWYQHLCRERNLDPQELFRRLLRRYDMFIFRGHVNLEAREQAGFSAFELAMLEHFEASLKV from the coding sequence ATGACTCATTTTTATACGCAACTGGAACACGCTCTGCGCGAAACCAACCCCACGCGCAAATGCAAGCAAACGCTGGCGTTGTATCAACAATATCAAACAGGCAGCCTGAAAATCGTGAACGACAGCCCTGTGCACGATATTCAAATCGCAGGCCGCCCCGCGCGCCCCGAGCTGGTACCTGCCACGGCGGTGGACAAGCGCAAAACCAGCACCGCCGAAGGCTACGCGGCGATGTTGCACGCGATTGCCCACATTGAATTTAACGCGATTAACCTTGCGCTGGATGCGGTGTATCGTTTTCGCACGCTGCCTGCGCCGTTTGCTGAAAACTGGCTGCAAGTGGCAAAGGAAGAATGCGAACATTTTGCGCTGATGCGCGCACGGCTGAACGCGCATGGCTACGACTACGGCGACTTCACCGCGCACGCGCATTTGTGGGACATGGCATACAAAACGGCGTATGACCCTTTGCTGCGGATGGCGTTGGTGCCGCGCGTGCTGGAAGCGCGTGGGCTGGATGTTACCCCCGCCATTCGCGCCAAGGTGGCGCAGCGCGGCGATGATGAAACTTGCGCGGTGCTGGATATTATTTACCGCGACGAGGTAGGACATGTGCGCTTTGGCAACCATTGGTATCAACACCTTTGCCGCGAGCGCAATCTTGACCCGCAAGAGCTGTTCCGCCGCTTGCTGCGCCGCTACGATATGTTTATTTTTCGCGGGCACGTTAATCTGGAAGCGCGGGAGCAGGCGGGGTTTAGTGCGTTTGAACTGGCGATGTTGGAACATTTTGAGGCGAGTTTGAAGGTGTAG
- a CDS encoding electron transfer flavoprotein-ubiquinone oxidoreductase: MNQTERDAMQYDVVIVGAGVAGLSAAIKLKQLAADAGRDISVCVLEKGSEVGAHIVSGAVFDPIALNELLPNWRELNAPLSRAVTEDEVLFLTTEQSFRLPVTPNFDNHGNYIISLGQLCRWLAEQAEGLGVEIYAGFAATELLFHADGSIKGVATGDMGVGKDGAPTANFQAGMELHAQQTLFAEGARGSLTQQVMAQFALNRDCQPQTYGLGIKEIWEVSPEQCHAGRVQHTVGYPLDQRTYGGAFVYHLDNNQIALGMVIGLDYANPYLSPFEELQRWKLHPAIRKMLEGGRRVAYGARALVEGGLQSLPHLAFAGGALIGDCAGFLNVPRIKGSHAAMKSAMLAAEAIFPLLDDLGDRQPESGKQADEYEKLFQNSWLYQELHQARNIRPAFKWGLIPAMIYSGLEFYLLKGRAPWTIKHHGTDHGSLKKAAACQPIDYPKPDGKITFDRLSSVQLANVAHEENQPVHLRLRHPRLMLDVNAAEYASPETRYCPAGVYEIVQKGGAARLQINAANCVHCKTCDIKDPTQNIEWTCPEGGGGANYGAM, translated from the coding sequence ATGAACCAAACTGAACGCGATGCGATGCAATACGATGTGGTAATTGTGGGCGCGGGTGTAGCGGGCTTGTCTGCCGCGATTAAATTGAAGCAGCTGGCGGCGGATGCTGGGCGCGACATCAGCGTGTGCGTGCTGGAAAAGGGCAGCGAAGTGGGCGCGCATATTGTGTCGGGCGCGGTGTTTGACCCGATTGCGCTGAATGAATTATTGCCCAATTGGCGCGAGCTGAATGCGCCGCTTTCGCGTGCCGTTACCGAAGACGAAGTGTTGTTTTTAACCACCGAGCAATCTTTCAGGCTGCCTGTTACGCCAAATTTTGATAACCACGGCAACTACATCATCAGCTTGGGGCAGCTGTGCCGCTGGCTAGCAGAGCAGGCGGAAGGCTTGGGCGTGGAAATTTACGCGGGCTTTGCCGCAACCGAATTGCTGTTCCACGCCGACGGCAGCATCAAAGGCGTGGCAACGGGCGATATGGGCGTGGGCAAAGACGGCGCGCCCACGGCAAATTTCCAAGCGGGCATGGAATTGCACGCGCAGCAAACGCTGTTTGCCGAGGGCGCGCGCGGCTCGCTCACGCAGCAAGTGATGGCGCAATTTGCGCTAAACCGCGATTGCCAGCCGCAAACTTATGGCTTGGGCATCAAAGAGATATGGGAAGTGTCGCCCGAGCAATGCCACGCGGGGCGCGTGCAGCACACGGTGGGTTATCCGCTGGATCAGCGCACTTATGGCGGCGCGTTTGTTTACCATCTGGACAACAACCAAATTGCGCTGGGCATGGTGATTGGGCTGGATTACGCCAATCCCTATCTCTCGCCCTTTGAAGAATTGCAACGCTGGAAGCTGCATCCTGCCATCCGCAAAATGCTGGAAGGCGGGCGGCGCGTGGCGTATGGAGCGCGGGCGTTGGTGGAAGGCGGTTTGCAGAGTTTGCCGCATTTGGCGTTTGCAGGCGGCGCGTTGATTGGCGATTGCGCGGGTTTTTTGAATGTACCGCGCATTAAGGGCTCGCACGCGGCGATGAAATCGGCAATGCTGGCGGCAGAAGCTATTTTCCCCTTGTTGGACGATTTGGGCGATAGGCAGCCTGAAAGCGGTAAACAAGCCGATGAATACGAAAAATTGTTTCAAAACAGTTGGCTGTATCAAGAATTGCATCAGGCGCGCAATATCCGCCCCGCGTTTAAATGGGGCTTAATTCCCGCGATGATTTATTCGGGCTTGGAGTTTTACCTGCTCAAAGGGCGCGCGCCGTGGACGATTAAGCACCACGGCACCGACCACGGCAGCCTGAAAAAAGCCGCCGCCTGCCAGCCGATTGATTATCCGAAGCCCGACGGCAAGATTACGTTTGACCGACTCAGCAGCGTGCAGCTGGCGAACGTGGCGCATGAAGAAAACCAGCCCGTGCATCTGCGCCTGCGCCATCCGCGCCTGATGCTGGATGTGAACGCGGCGGAATACGCCTCGCCCGAAACGCGCTATTGCCCCGCTGGTGTGTATGAAATCGTGCAAAAGGGCGGCGCGGCGCGGTTGCAGATTAACGCGGCAAACTGCGTGCACTGCAAAACCTGCGACATTAAAGACCCCACGCAAAACATTGAATGGACTTGCCCCGAAGGCGGGGGCGGGGCGAATTACGGCGCGATGTAA
- the lolA gene encoding outer membrane lipoprotein chaperone LolA, with translation MKTWKTLFAAALFTAFAAQAQAGAIDALKKFNDDADGISGSFTQTVRSKKKTQISSGSFKILRPGLFRWEYTKPYQQTIVGDGKTIWLYDIELKQVTKSDQNQAIGDSPAAILSNKTALDASYSLKEDGSKNGVDYVLATPKKNNAGYQFIRIGFKGDTLAAMELKDSFGNQTSISFGGVNTNAHLSRGAFTFTPPKGVDVLSQ, from the coding sequence ATGAAAACTTGGAAAACCCTATTTGCCGCTGCCTTGTTCACCGCGTTTGCCGCTCAAGCCCAAGCGGGCGCGATTGATGCGCTGAAAAAGTTTAACGACGATGCAGACGGCATCAGCGGCTCGTTCACGCAAACCGTGCGCAGCAAAAAGAAAACGCAAATCAGCTCGGGCAGTTTCAAAATCTTGCGGCCAGGGCTGTTCCGCTGGGAATACACCAAGCCTTATCAGCAAACCATTGTGGGCGATGGCAAAACCATTTGGTTGTATGATATTGAATTAAAACAAGTTACCAAGTCCGACCAAAACCAAGCCATTGGCGACAGCCCCGCGGCTATTTTGTCTAACAAAACCGCGCTGGATGCCAGCTATTCGCTTAAAGAAGACGGCAGCAAAAACGGCGTGGATTATGTGCTCGCCACACCGAAGAAAAACAACGCGGGCTATCAATTTATCCGCATCGGCTTTAAAGGCGACACGCTGGCGGCGATGGAGCTGAAAGACAGCTTCGGCAACCAAACCAGCATCAGCTTTGGCGGCGTGAACACCAACGCCCATTTATCGCGCGGCGCGTTTACGTTTACTCCGCCCAAAGGCGTGGATGTGTTGAGCCAGTAG